Proteins encoded by one window of Actinocorallia herbida:
- a CDS encoding MaoC family dehydratase produces MTVHEAGIGKYYEDFVIGDVYQHPFGRTVNETDNTWFTLLTLNTNQNHFNADFAARAPYGKIIVNSGLTVALVVGLSVIDMSQNAMFNLGWTDIKLPHPVFIGDTLYAESIVLDKRESKSRPYAGILTCKTRGLNQDGDEVVSWTRSAMVYKRGAKNDKGYFPKAKSGEMTLPAPASGDKADA; encoded by the coding sequence ATGACCGTTCACGAGGCCGGGATCGGCAAGTACTACGAGGACTTCGTCATCGGCGACGTCTACCAGCACCCCTTCGGCCGGACGGTCAACGAGACCGACAACACCTGGTTCACGCTGCTCACGCTGAACACCAATCAGAACCACTTCAACGCCGACTTCGCGGCCCGCGCCCCCTACGGCAAGATCATCGTCAACTCGGGGCTGACCGTCGCCCTGGTCGTCGGCCTGTCGGTGATCGACATGTCACAGAACGCGATGTTCAACCTCGGCTGGACCGACATCAAGCTCCCCCACCCGGTGTTCATCGGCGACACCCTGTACGCCGAGTCGATCGTGCTGGACAAGCGCGAGTCCAAGTCGAGGCCGTACGCCGGGATCCTCACCTGCAAGACCCGCGGCCTGAACCAGGACGGCGACGAGGTCGTCTCCTGGACCCGGTCGGCGATGGTCTACAAGCGCGGCGCCAAGAACGACAAGGGCTACTTCCCGAAGGCCAAGAGCGGCGAGATGACGCTGCCCGCTCCCGCCTCCGGCGACAAGGCCGACGCGTGA
- a CDS encoding LLM class flavin-dependent oxidoreductase yields MSELKITFGPWGETLAELVAAGRAAEEAGATTLWVPELHRSATVSAAALAAGTTRARVGTAIALAFTRSPMVTALEAMDLDEMSGGRFVLGLGTGVKRLNEDWHNARWGRPVTHLRETVAAVREIVAHAADGAPIALEGEHEPVRIRGYQRPYPQARKEIPVYVAAMGPAMTKLAGEIGDGWISHELCSPSWLAERSLPPLAEGLAEAGRDRASLDVVVSAACSIDDDKAVARGRAAGTAGFYASVRTYAEFFAFHGLAEDQEKVIAAFRAGAGADFLAPAVSDRMTDALTLTGTLDEVAERVSAYAGLADSVKLTPPTHGLDPADIRAAQARIIDLIRELS; encoded by the coding sequence GTGAGCGAGCTCAAGATCACCTTCGGTCCCTGGGGCGAGACCCTGGCGGAGCTCGTCGCGGCGGGACGGGCGGCCGAGGAGGCCGGCGCGACCACCCTGTGGGTGCCCGAACTGCACCGCAGCGCCACCGTCTCGGCGGCGGCGCTCGCCGCGGGCACCACCCGGGCCCGCGTCGGCACCGCGATCGCGCTCGCGTTCACCCGCAGCCCCATGGTGACCGCCCTGGAGGCGATGGACCTCGACGAGATGTCCGGCGGCAGGTTCGTCCTCGGCCTCGGCACGGGGGTCAAGCGGCTGAACGAGGACTGGCACAACGCCCGGTGGGGCAGGCCCGTGACCCATCTGCGCGAGACCGTCGCGGCGGTCCGGGAGATCGTCGCGCACGCCGCCGACGGGGCGCCGATCGCGCTGGAGGGCGAGCACGAGCCCGTCAGGATCCGCGGCTACCAGCGGCCCTACCCGCAGGCCCGCAAGGAGATCCCGGTGTACGTGGCCGCGATGGGCCCGGCGATGACCAAGCTCGCGGGCGAGATCGGCGACGGCTGGATCTCGCACGAACTGTGCTCCCCCTCCTGGCTGGCCGAGCGCTCCCTTCCCCCGCTGGCCGAGGGCCTGGCCGAGGCGGGCCGGGACCGGGCGTCCCTGGACGTCGTGGTCTCGGCCGCCTGCTCGATCGACGACGACAAGGCGGTGGCACGCGGTAGGGCCGCCGGTACCGCGGGGTTCTACGCCTCGGTACGCACCTACGCGGAGTTCTTCGCCTTCCACGGCCTCGCCGAGGACCAGGAGAAGGTCATCGCGGCATTCCGGGCGGGCGCGGGCGCGGACTTCCTGGCCCCCGCGGTCTCCGACCGGATGACCGACGCCCTTACCCTGACGGGCACACTCGACGAGGTCGCGGAACGGGTCTCGGCCTACGCGGGCCTCGCCGACTCCGTCAAGCTGACCCCGCCGACCCACGGCCTCGACCCCGCCGACATCCGGGCCGCCCAGGCCCGCATCATCGACCTCATCAGGGAGCTGTCGTGA
- a CDS encoding CaiB/BaiF CoA transferase family protein — protein sequence MKPLEDVRIISLEQYGAGPFGSLHLADQGAEIIKIEDPRTGGDVGRYVPPYAEDEDSIFYETFNRNKKSISLDMSTPAGRAVFEDLVRGADAVYSNLRGDVPKKLRITYDDLKHVNPKIVCCSLTGFGMTGPRAAQPGYDYILQGLAGWMDLTGEPDGPPAKSGLSLVDYTGGYVAALSLLTALHAARRDGVGMDCDVSLYDTAVSMLTYPGTWHLNAGFTPVRTRHSAHPSLVPFQAFEAADGWIVVGCAKQKFWERLTVVIGRPDLAEDPRFAAFADRQRNAGILLPELEKILATRTVAEWLAPMTAAAIPCGPINDVSQALAEEHTLARDLIVETEHPRYGTLKNLASPVRVGAQQPEYVRAPQRGEHQDEVLSGLGYSAERIAALTGEGAFGTPA from the coding sequence GTGAAGCCGCTGGAGGACGTCAGGATCATCTCCCTGGAGCAGTACGGGGCGGGCCCGTTCGGCTCGCTGCACCTGGCGGACCAGGGCGCGGAGATCATCAAGATCGAGGATCCGCGGACCGGCGGGGACGTCGGACGGTACGTGCCGCCGTACGCCGAGGACGAGGACTCGATCTTCTACGAGACCTTCAACCGGAACAAGAAGTCGATCTCGCTGGACATGTCGACGCCCGCGGGCCGCGCGGTGTTCGAGGACCTGGTCCGGGGCGCGGACGCGGTGTACTCCAACCTGCGCGGTGACGTGCCGAAGAAGCTGCGGATCACCTACGACGACCTCAAGCACGTCAACCCGAAGATCGTCTGCTGCTCGCTGACCGGGTTCGGGATGACGGGCCCGCGCGCGGCGCAGCCGGGGTACGACTACATCCTCCAGGGCCTCGCGGGCTGGATGGACCTCACCGGAGAGCCGGACGGGCCGCCCGCCAAGTCCGGCCTCTCCCTGGTCGACTACACCGGCGGGTACGTCGCGGCCCTCTCGCTGCTGACGGCGCTGCACGCGGCCCGGCGCGACGGCGTCGGCATGGACTGCGACGTGTCGCTGTACGACACGGCGGTCTCGATGCTCACCTATCCCGGCACCTGGCACCTGAACGCCGGATTCACCCCGGTCCGGACCCGGCACTCCGCGCACCCGTCGCTGGTACCGTTCCAGGCGTTCGAGGCGGCCGACGGCTGGATCGTCGTCGGATGCGCCAAGCAGAAGTTCTGGGAGCGCCTGACCGTCGTGATCGGCCGTCCCGACCTGGCCGAGGACCCGCGGTTCGCCGCCTTCGCCGACCGGCAGCGCAACGCCGGGATCCTGCTCCCCGAGCTGGAGAAGATCCTCGCGACCCGGACCGTCGCGGAGTGGCTGGCGCCGATGACGGCCGCCGCCATCCCGTGCGGGCCGATCAACGACGTGTCCCAGGCGCTCGCCGAGGAGCACACCCTCGCCCGCGACCTCATCGTGGAGACCGAGCACCCCCGGTACGGCACCCTGAAGAACCTCGCTTCACCCGTCCGGGTCGGAGCGCAGCAGCCCGAGTACGTCAGGGCCCCGCAGCGCGGCGAGCACCAGGACGAGGTGCTGTCCGGGCTCGGCTACTCCGCCGAGCGGATCGCCGCGCTCACCGGCGAGGGCGCGTTCGGGACGCCCGCATGA
- a CDS encoding MmgE/PrpD family protein has translation MSTIAEELAAWALALRPEDVPEPVRAAALRHLLDAVGNAFAGARAGAADAAVRTAGAMGPGDALVLGGRSRVSRHAAALANGVLIHALDFDDTHAGGLVHASAPVVPVVLAEGGAVSGAEAVTALVIGLETICRLGAAAPHAFHAVGLHATEACGVFAAALTAARLRGLTVTETVQALGVAGSRAGGLLEFLNTGSSTKQLHPGFAASDGLTAAALASAGATGPATVFEGEYGLYRALARRDADRAAILGGLGERWEAARITVKPYPACQLMHAQLDAAREARALGVPLDRVAEITVRAHPDAAKIVCGPGKETPRTSYDAKFSLPWSVAAMLTDGEVTIGTYRRIERPELRALAAKVRTEVVDFPGVAADQPGRVLVRLDSGETVAGEVGRSGGGPDDPAIDALVRAKALANLGPGGEAVVDAILSLADAASPAALISALENHEL, from the coding sequence ATGAGCACGATCGCCGAGGAACTCGCCGCCTGGGCGCTCGCGCTGCGGCCGGAGGACGTGCCGGAGCCGGTGCGCGCGGCCGCGCTGCGGCATCTGCTCGACGCGGTCGGAAACGCGTTCGCCGGGGCCCGGGCGGGCGCGGCGGACGCCGCGGTGCGCACGGCCGGGGCGATGGGACCCGGCGACGCGCTCGTGCTCGGCGGGCGCTCCCGCGTCTCCCGGCACGCCGCGGCGCTGGCCAACGGTGTGCTCATCCACGCGCTCGACTTCGACGACACCCACGCGGGCGGCCTCGTGCACGCCTCGGCCCCGGTCGTGCCCGTCGTGCTCGCCGAGGGCGGCGCGGTGTCCGGCGCGGAGGCGGTGACGGCCCTGGTGATCGGGCTGGAGACGATCTGCCGGCTCGGCGCGGCGGCCCCGCACGCCTTCCACGCGGTCGGCCTGCACGCCACCGAGGCGTGCGGCGTCTTCGCCGCGGCCCTCACCGCGGCCCGGCTGCGCGGCCTGACCGTCACGGAGACGGTGCAGGCGCTCGGCGTCGCGGGCAGCCGCGCGGGCGGCCTGCTCGAATTCCTCAACACGGGCAGCTCCACCAAGCAGCTGCACCCCGGTTTCGCCGCCTCCGACGGCCTCACCGCCGCCGCCCTCGCCTCCGCCGGGGCCACCGGCCCGGCCACGGTCTTCGAAGGCGAGTACGGCCTCTACCGCGCGCTCGCCCGGCGCGACGCCGACCGTGCGGCGATCCTCGGCGGGCTCGGCGAGCGCTGGGAGGCGGCCCGGATCACGGTCAAGCCGTATCCGGCGTGCCAGCTCATGCACGCCCAGCTCGACGCGGCCCGCGAGGCGCGCGCGCTCGGCGTGCCGCTCGACCGGGTCGCGGAGATCACCGTGCGGGCCCACCCGGACGCGGCCAAGATCGTGTGCGGTCCGGGCAAGGAGACGCCCAGAACGTCCTACGACGCGAAGTTCAGCCTCCCGTGGAGCGTCGCGGCGATGCTCACCGACGGCGAGGTCACCATCGGCACCTATCGGCGGATCGAGCGGCCGGAACTGCGCGCCCTCGCCGCGAAGGTGCGCACGGAGGTCGTCGACTTCCCCGGCGTCGCCGCAGACCAGCCGGGCCGCGTCCTCGTCCGGCTCGACTCCGGCGAGACCGTCGCGGGCGAGGTCGGCCGCAGCGGCGGCGGGCCCGACGACCCCGCGATCGACGCGCTCGTGCGCGCCAAGGCCCTGGCCAACCTGGGGCCCGGCGGCGAGGCCGTCGTCGACGCGATCCTTTCCCTGGCCGACGCGGCGTCCCCGGCCGCCCTCATCAGCGCATTGGAGAACCATGAGCTCTAG
- a CDS encoding RidA family protein, which translates to MSSSTTRLSAVSGDVAAAYAGAFTALAEAGLGPSDVVYVVEYATGTALNGYAEVETARTAALDGQLVPVATVGVEALPEAGAVLAVELTAFPGGGTLIEAHPDSGFHRGTVRIADDIVYLPSVHPHDGTAIVHADDFREQYRYTLEKTGELLKAAGLGLDALVQTTDYTARATRSQYPRCGRPRKELLGGTGSDGRPIHPGAAGIVIDQAVVPGAMVSLDAIATTVPFQAVNPGWKRYATLTYKPGLSNGRTLFMSGFGSLEPATQKAIFEDDLLAQAEYTYASIATVLREAGLGEDLPYGSVTRLVEYITPDAVPRYPEVAEIRRKYFGDTPALTSVVCSALLRPEFLIEVVPTAVFPGGEA; encoded by the coding sequence ATGAGCTCTAGCACCACCCGGCTGTCCGCGGTCTCGGGAGACGTCGCCGCGGCCTACGCCGGCGCGTTCACGGCGCTCGCCGAGGCGGGCCTCGGCCCGTCCGACGTCGTGTACGTCGTGGAGTACGCCACCGGCACGGCGCTCAACGGGTACGCCGAGGTCGAGACCGCCCGGACCGCGGCCCTCGACGGGCAGCTCGTGCCCGTGGCGACCGTGGGCGTGGAGGCGCTGCCCGAGGCCGGCGCGGTCCTCGCGGTGGAGCTGACCGCCTTCCCCGGCGGCGGCACGCTCATCGAGGCGCACCCCGACTCCGGCTTCCACCGGGGCACCGTCCGGATCGCGGACGACATCGTCTACCTGCCGAGCGTCCACCCGCACGACGGCACGGCGATCGTGCACGCCGACGACTTCCGCGAGCAGTACCGGTACACGCTGGAGAAGACCGGCGAGCTGCTGAAGGCCGCAGGGCTGGGTCTGGACGCCCTCGTCCAGACGACGGACTACACGGCGCGCGCGACCCGGTCGCAGTACCCGCGCTGCGGACGGCCGCGCAAGGAACTCCTCGGCGGCACCGGGAGCGACGGCAGGCCGATCCACCCCGGCGCGGCGGGGATCGTCATCGACCAGGCCGTGGTGCCGGGCGCGATGGTCTCCCTCGACGCGATCGCCACGACCGTCCCGTTCCAGGCCGTGAACCCGGGCTGGAAGCGGTACGCGACCCTGACGTACAAGCCGGGCCTGTCCAACGGTCGGACCCTGTTCATGTCGGGGTTCGGCTCCCTGGAGCCCGCCACCCAGAAGGCCATTTTCGAGGACGACCTCCTCGCGCAGGCCGAGTACACGTACGCGAGCATCGCCACCGTGCTCCGTGAGGCCGGACTGGGCGAGGACCTGCCCTACGGCTCCGTGACACGGCTCGTGGAGTACATCACCCCGGACGCGGTCCCGCGGTACCCCGAGGTCGCGGAGATCCGGCGCAAGTACTTCGGCGACACCCCTGCCCTGACGTCGGTGGTGTGCTCGGCGCTGCTGCGGCCGGAGTTCCTCATCGAGGTCGTGCCGACCGCGGTCTTCCCCGGCGGCGAGGCATGA
- a CDS encoding acetyl-CoA acetyltransferase: MTVAIVGAAESDLGVTNKSILTLQTQGVTRALADAGLTLADVDGLATSGVSRFSTPQLAEYLGIEPAWSDSTFAGGSAFEMYLARAAQAIEAGQCSTVVISYGSNQRSARSRSLGGVQESHLPQAQFEDPYGPLFPLSYYAMAAQRYLHTYKGGREWLGEVAVAAREWALRNPKAFRYEAGPLTLEEVLGAKPVSSPLTVADCCLVTDGGGAVVLTSLERARDLPQPPVVVLGYGESTTNAGMIAADDLLRPGSFASGHAAFAMAGLEPSDVDVLQLYDSFTITVLLTLEGLGFCKPGEAGALVASGATRPGGALPTNTSGGGLSYNHPGMFGLLLLVEAVRQLRGECGDRQVPGAEIALAHGTGGIFSTHATVLLGADR, from the coding sequence ATGACCGTCGCGATCGTCGGGGCCGCCGAGTCCGACCTCGGGGTGACGAACAAGTCGATCCTCACCCTCCAGACGCAGGGCGTCACCCGCGCGCTCGCCGACGCCGGGCTCACCCTCGCCGACGTGGACGGCCTGGCCACTTCGGGCGTCTCCCGGTTCTCCACGCCACAGCTCGCCGAGTACCTCGGCATCGAGCCCGCCTGGTCGGACTCGACGTTCGCGGGCGGCTCCGCCTTCGAGATGTACCTCGCCCGGGCCGCGCAGGCGATCGAGGCGGGGCAGTGCTCGACCGTCGTCATCTCCTACGGCTCCAACCAGCGGTCGGCCCGCTCCCGGTCGCTCGGCGGGGTGCAGGAGTCGCACCTCCCCCAGGCCCAGTTCGAGGACCCGTACGGGCCGCTGTTCCCGCTGTCGTATTACGCGATGGCCGCGCAGCGGTACCTGCACACCTACAAGGGCGGCCGGGAATGGCTGGGCGAAGTGGCCGTCGCCGCTCGGGAGTGGGCCCTTCGCAACCCGAAGGCGTTCCGTTACGAGGCCGGGCCCTTGACCCTCGAAGAGGTGCTCGGAGCCAAGCCGGTGTCTTCTCCCCTCACCGTCGCGGACTGCTGCCTCGTCACCGACGGGGGCGGCGCGGTCGTGCTCACCTCGCTGGAACGGGCCCGGGACCTGCCTCAACCGCCCGTCGTGGTGCTCGGGTACGGCGAGTCGACCACCAACGCGGGCATGATCGCGGCGGACGACCTGCTGCGGCCCGGCTCGTTCGCCTCGGGGCACGCGGCCTTCGCGATGGCCGGACTCGAGCCGTCGGACGTGGACGTGCTCCAGCTCTACGACTCGTTCACCATCACGGTGCTGCTCACCCTCGAAGGGCTCGGGTTCTGCAAGCCGGGCGAGGCCGGCGCGCTCGTCGCCTCCGGCGCGACGCGTCCCGGCGGAGCCCTGCCGACGAACACCTCGGGCGGCGGCCTGTCCTACAACCACCCGGGCATGTTCGGGCTGCTCCTGCTGGTCGAGGCGGTCCGGCAGCTGCGCGGCGAGTGCGGCGACCGGCAGGTGCCCGGCGCCGAGATCGCGCTCGCGCACGGTACCGGCGGCATCTTCTCCACCCACGCCACAGTCCTGCTGGGGGCCGACCGATGA
- a CDS encoding Zn-ribbon domain-containing OB-fold protein translates to MSAPDIPVDEITEPWWEATRQRRLTVQHCVACGRLQHYPRALCTSCGGTDLDFTDVSGDATVDAYTIVHRSPRPDLEAPYVVARVRLAEGPILLTNLEGAEPGSWRCDDPVRVAWRVLPDGRHLPVFRPAEPDPAEPDPAGPVPAENKD, encoded by the coding sequence ATGAGCGCTCCGGACATCCCCGTCGACGAGATCACCGAGCCCTGGTGGGAGGCCACCCGGCAGCGGCGCCTGACCGTCCAGCACTGCGTCGCGTGCGGGCGCCTCCAGCACTACCCTCGCGCGCTGTGCACCTCCTGCGGCGGCACCGACCTGGACTTCACCGACGTGTCCGGCGACGCGACCGTCGACGCGTACACGATCGTGCACCGCTCCCCCCGGCCCGACCTCGAAGCGCCCTATGTCGTCGCGCGCGTCCGGCTCGCCGAGGGGCCGATCCTGCTGACCAACCTGGAGGGCGCCGAGCCCGGCTCCTGGCGGTGCGACGACCCCGTGCGGGTCGCCTGGCGGGTGCTGCCCGACGGCCGCCATCTGCCCGTGTTCCGCCCCGCCGAGCCCGATCCCGCCGAGCCCGACCCCGCCGGGCCCGTCCCCGCCGAGAACAAGGACTGA
- a CDS encoding acyl-CoA dehydrogenase family protein, whose amino-acid sequence MDFALSEEQKLFRDTLRDFANKEILPVAMEWEASGRYPTEIVEGMKRLGLFGLTVPEEYGGLGVDMVSFALVFEEISKAWMGIAGILGSHSLACWMIARHGTEEQKSRLLPSLATGERRTGIGLTEPGAGTDLQGISTTARLEGDHYVVNGAKTWITNARYADPLPVLVKTDPTASPAHKGMSVLLIDAGTPGFEVSRDLPKLGYKGTESCEITISDCRVPKENLLGGVEGRGMQQVLSGLETGRINVAARSLGIAQAAYDEALGYAAQREAFGKPIHDFQAIQLKIAEMGIKVQASRLLVYWAASQADAGQRIDMEAGMAKTFASEAAIECALTSMQVHGGYGYSKEFVVERLYRDAPLMSIGEGTNDIMRTVIAKALISGKGSVG is encoded by the coding sequence ATGGACTTCGCCCTTTCCGAGGAGCAGAAGCTCTTCCGCGACACGCTGCGGGACTTCGCCAACAAGGAGATCCTCCCCGTGGCGATGGAGTGGGAGGCCTCCGGCCGCTACCCCACCGAGATCGTCGAGGGCATGAAGCGGCTCGGGCTGTTCGGGCTGACCGTGCCGGAGGAGTACGGCGGCCTCGGCGTCGACATGGTGTCGTTCGCGCTGGTCTTCGAGGAGATCTCCAAGGCGTGGATGGGCATCGCGGGCATCCTCGGCAGCCACTCCCTGGCCTGCTGGATGATCGCCAGGCACGGCACCGAGGAGCAGAAGTCCCGGCTGCTGCCCTCCCTGGCGACGGGCGAGCGGCGCACCGGCATCGGCCTCACCGAGCCCGGCGCGGGCACCGACCTCCAGGGCATCTCGACCACCGCGCGCTTGGAGGGCGACCACTACGTCGTCAACGGCGCGAAGACGTGGATCACCAACGCGCGGTACGCGGACCCGCTGCCGGTGCTGGTGAAGACCGACCCGACCGCCTCGCCCGCGCACAAGGGCATGTCGGTGCTGCTCATCGACGCCGGCACGCCCGGCTTCGAGGTCTCCCGCGACCTGCCCAAACTCGGCTACAAGGGCACCGAGTCGTGCGAGATCACCATCAGCGACTGCCGGGTGCCGAAGGAGAACCTGCTCGGCGGCGTCGAGGGGCGCGGCATGCAGCAGGTGCTCTCGGGGCTGGAGACCGGGCGCATCAACGTCGCCGCGCGCTCGCTCGGCATCGCCCAGGCCGCCTACGACGAGGCCCTCGGCTACGCCGCGCAGCGCGAGGCGTTCGGCAAGCCCATCCACGACTTCCAGGCCATTCAGCTGAAGATCGCCGAAATGGGGATCAAGGTCCAGGCGTCGCGGCTGCTCGTCTACTGGGCCGCCTCCCAGGCCGACGCGGGCCAGCGGATCGACATGGAGGCCGGCATGGCCAAGACGTTCGCTTCCGAGGCCGCGATCGAGTGCGCGCTCACGTCCATGCAGGTCCACGGCGGCTACGGATACTCCAAGGAGTTCGTCGTGGAGCGCCTGTACCGGGACGCGCCCCTGATGAGCATCGGCGAGGGCACCAACGACATCATGCGGACGGTCATCGCCAAGGCGCTCATCAGCGGCAAGGGCTCCGTCGGATGA
- a CDS encoding HpcH/HpaI aldolase/citrate lyase family protein has translation MTARSALYVPGDAPDKLAKALGRGADELIVDLEDAVPQSGKEAARATVASWLASRDDLSGPAVWIRINPGEQGHDDLRAVVAPGVAGVCVAKAEEPDDLVALDALLASLEGERSVAPLGVVPLLESGEAVFRARDLARAPRVTRLQLGEADLAADLGIEPGPEGVELLWCRSQVVAASAAAGIAAPIAPVSVNFRDLDGLRESSEALRRLGFWGRACIHPAQVAVVNEVFTHSAEAVAKAKDVLARYAVALASGSGVCVDAEGRLIDEAVVRSARRLLG, from the coding sequence ATGACCGCCCGCTCTGCCCTTTATGTCCCGGGGGACGCGCCGGACAAGCTCGCGAAGGCGCTCGGCCGGGGCGCGGACGAGCTGATCGTCGACCTGGAGGACGCGGTTCCGCAGAGCGGCAAGGAGGCCGCGCGCGCGACCGTCGCGTCCTGGCTCGCCTCACGTGACGACCTCTCGGGGCCCGCGGTGTGGATCCGGATCAATCCGGGTGAGCAGGGGCACGACGACCTGCGGGCCGTCGTGGCGCCCGGGGTCGCGGGCGTGTGCGTGGCCAAGGCCGAGGAGCCGGACGACCTCGTGGCGCTCGACGCGCTCCTCGCGTCGTTGGAGGGCGAGCGCTCGGTGGCCCCGCTCGGCGTGGTGCCTTTGCTGGAGTCCGGCGAGGCGGTCTTCCGGGCCCGCGACCTGGCGCGTGCCCCGCGCGTCACGCGGCTCCAGCTGGGCGAGGCCGACCTCGCGGCCGACCTCGGGATCGAGCCCGGGCCCGAGGGCGTCGAGCTGCTGTGGTGCAGGTCCCAGGTCGTCGCGGCGAGCGCGGCGGCCGGGATCGCCGCGCCGATCGCGCCCGTCAGCGTGAACTTCCGTGACCTCGACGGGCTGCGGGAGTCGTCCGAGGCGCTGCGGCGGCTCGGGTTCTGGGGGCGCGCCTGCATCCACCCGGCGCAGGTCGCGGTCGTGAACGAGGTCTTCACGCATTCCGCCGAGGCGGTAGCCAAGGCGAAGGACGTCCTAGCGCGCTATGCGGTCGCGCTGGCGTCGGGCTCCGGTGTCTGCGTGGACGCCGAGGGCCGCCTGATCGACGAGGCGGTGGTCCGCTCCGCACGCCGCCTCCTCGGGTGA
- a CDS encoding DUF6745 domain-containing protein: protein MTGSLRREVALIRQEWLGRTLSTSPADHPAAEAAISSLYREAGFAPPRFHWADSPLSALSTLPPGVRSLPQQVDALPVAMALRRRILDTGHAVDSLVRPYGALVEARRSIRFPVESAAAAVLAPGVAAALDARRGLSGAWYQVMSGGWAAEVEGARRCFDPALPPDAVRFLDLWMSAASSAGWWWPHEHVCVVSERPVEIHTEPDGDGGRVRLHRADGPAVRYADGWAVHSWHGRTVPSWVIEDPSAGRISREDNVEIRRCAIERMGWGDYLDQAGLALIATAADPGNSGFELHLYNTETAGTRVLLAVNGSVERDGRRRRYGLTVPGHLTDPVAAAGWTYGLTRDQYATLTRRT, encoded by the coding sequence ATGACGGGATCGCTGCGACGGGAAGTCGCGCTGATCCGTCAGGAATGGCTGGGCAGGACGCTGTCGACGTCGCCCGCCGATCATCCGGCCGCCGAAGCGGCCATCTCCTCGCTGTACCGAGAAGCCGGGTTCGCTCCGCCGCGTTTCCACTGGGCCGACTCGCCGCTGTCGGCGCTCAGCACCCTTCCCCCGGGCGTCCGCTCCCTCCCGCAGCAAGTCGACGCGCTGCCGGTGGCGATGGCGCTGCGCCGCCGGATCTTGGACACCGGGCACGCCGTGGACTCCCTGGTCAGGCCGTACGGCGCGCTCGTCGAGGCACGCCGCTCGATCCGCTTTCCGGTCGAGTCCGCCGCGGCCGCGGTCCTGGCCCCGGGCGTCGCGGCCGCCCTGGACGCGCGGCGGGGCCTCTCCGGCGCCTGGTACCAGGTGATGTCGGGCGGCTGGGCGGCGGAGGTGGAGGGAGCGCGCCGGTGCTTCGATCCGGCGCTCCCACCGGACGCCGTCCGGTTCCTCGACCTGTGGATGTCCGCCGCGTCGTCCGCGGGCTGGTGGTGGCCGCACGAGCATGTGTGCGTGGTGTCGGAGCGGCCCGTCGAGATCCACACCGAGCCCGACGGCGATGGCGGGAGGGTCCGCCTTCACCGCGCCGACGGCCCGGCGGTCCGCTACGCCGACGGCTGGGCGGTGCACTCCTGGCACGGGAGGACGGTCCCGTCATGGGTGATCGAGGATCCGTCGGCCGGACGGATCTCCCGGGAGGACAACGTGGAGATCCGGCGCTGCGCGATCGAGCGGATGGGCTGGGGCGACTACCTCGACCAGGCCGGGCTCGCCCTGATCGCGACGGCTGCCGATCCCGGCAATTCGGGCTTCGAGCTGCACCTCTACAACACCGAGACCGCCGGTACCCGGGTGCTCCTCGCGGTGAACGGCTCCGTCGAACGCGACGGGCGGCGCCGCCGGTACGGCCTGACCGTGCCGGGGCACCTCACCGATCCCGTCGCCGCTGCGGGCTGGACCTACGGCCTGACCCGCGACCAGTACGCCACTCTCACCCGCCGGACCTGA
- a CDS encoding MarR family winged helix-turn-helix transcriptional regulator, whose product MTATDPALTSLAQGWCALSLLHGRIEAHIERALEAGHGLSVREYSLLDVLSRQHDGEGGHLQMKQVADAVVLSQSATTRLVTRLENRGLLARYLCPTDRRGIYTNVTSEGRALLEAARPTNERALREALAEAAEYPELAPLVEAVSAVPAARRDLV is encoded by the coding sequence ATGACCGCCACCGACCCCGCCCTGACCTCGCTGGCCCAGGGCTGGTGCGCGCTGTCGCTGCTGCACGGCAGGATCGAGGCCCACATCGAACGGGCGCTGGAGGCCGGGCACGGCCTGAGCGTCCGCGAGTACTCCCTGCTCGACGTGCTGAGCCGCCAGCACGACGGTGAGGGAGGCCACCTCCAGATGAAGCAGGTCGCCGACGCCGTCGTGCTCAGCCAGAGCGCCACCACCCGGCTCGTCACCCGCCTGGAGAACCGCGGGCTCCTCGCGCGCTACCTCTGCCCGACGGACAGGCGCGGCATCTACACCAACGTCACCTCCGAGGGCCGGGCCCTCCTGGAGGCCGCCCGCCCCACGAACGAGCGCGCCCTGCGCGAGGCCCTGGCCGAAGCCGCCGAGTACCCCGAACTGGCCCCCCTCGTGGAGGCGGTCTCCGCGGTCCCCGCCGCCCGCCGCGACCTCGTCTGA